Proteins encoded in a region of the Pseudopipra pipra isolate bDixPip1 chromosome 18, bDixPip1.hap1, whole genome shotgun sequence genome:
- the MORN3 gene encoding MORN repeat-containing protein 3 isoform X2, with protein sequence MPIVKYPRARDPLYYEWDRKAQKCGLRHTVYAVNGDQYTGEWLDNLKHGKGTQIWKRTGAIYSGDWKFGKQDGYGSYSVPDPVTKEYKRVYTGWWKNGQRTGQGVFFYPNGERYEGEWSDGVRGGWGRMYYLDGSSYEGQWEADQPNGQGMLRLH encoded by the exons ATGCCCATTGTAAAGTACCCCAGGGCTAGAGATCCCCTCTATTATGAATGGGACAGGAAAGCCCAGAAATGTGGGTTAAGACACACAGTTTATGCTGTAAATGGGGATCAGTACACTGGAGAATGGCTGGACAACTTGAAACATG GTAAAGGCACCCAGATATGGAAAAGAACCGGAGCTATTTACAGCGGTGACTGGAAGTTTGGGAAGCAGGATGGTTATGGCTCATACAGCGTTCCTGACCCTGTAACCAAGGAATACAAGAGGGTGTACACAGGCTGGTGGAAAAATGGCCAGAGAACT ggccaGGGGGTGTTCTTTTACCCCAACGGGGAGCGCTACGAGGGCGAGTGGAGCGATGGAGTGCGGGGCGGCTGGGGCCGGATGTACTACCTGGATGGATCCAGCTACGAGGGACAGTGGGAGGCGGATCAGCCCAACGGGCAGGGGATGCTGCGGCTCC ATTGA
- the MORN3 gene encoding MORN repeat-containing protein 3 isoform X1: MPIVKYPRARDPLYYEWDRKAQKCGLRHTVYAVNGDQYTGEWLDNLKHGKGTQIWKRTGAIYSGDWKFGKQDGYGSYSVPDPVTKEYKRVYTGWWKNGQRTGQGVFFYPNGERYEGEWSDGVRGGWGRMYYLDGSSYEGQWEADQPNGQGMLRLPNGNRYEGGWKDGKKNGPGRYFYVDKGQLLEGTWAEDIAKCGVLVDFDRDKAPAPTQYPIPKIELEDPAGVLAEAQALLDDSNN; this comes from the exons ATGCCCATTGTAAAGTACCCCAGGGCTAGAGATCCCCTCTATTATGAATGGGACAGGAAAGCCCAGAAATGTGGGTTAAGACACACAGTTTATGCTGTAAATGGGGATCAGTACACTGGAGAATGGCTGGACAACTTGAAACATG GTAAAGGCACCCAGATATGGAAAAGAACCGGAGCTATTTACAGCGGTGACTGGAAGTTTGGGAAGCAGGATGGTTATGGCTCATACAGCGTTCCTGACCCTGTAACCAAGGAATACAAGAGGGTGTACACAGGCTGGTGGAAAAATGGCCAGAGAACT ggccaGGGGGTGTTCTTTTACCCCAACGGGGAGCGCTACGAGGGCGAGTGGAGCGATGGAGTGCGGGGCGGCTGGGGCCGGATGTACTACCTGGATGGATCCAGCTACGAGGGACAGTGGGAGGCGGATCAGCCCAACGGGCAGGGGATGCTGCGGCTCC CAAATGGAAATCGGTACGAAGGAGGttggaaagatggaaagaagaaTGGCCCAGGGAGATACTTCTACGTGGATAAGGGACAGTTGTTAGAGGGCACCTGGGCAGAAGATATAGCAAAGTGTGGAGTTCTGGTTGACTTCGATAGAGACAAAGCTCCAGCCCCTACTCAGTACCCAATCCCAAAG ATTGAACTAGAAGATCCAGCTGGTGTTTTAGCAGAGGCCCAGGCACTGCTTGATGACAGCAATAATTAA
- the LOC135424154 gene encoding calcium release-activated calcium channel protein 1 isoform X1 gives MSLNEHSMQALSWRKLYLSRAKLKASSRTSALLSGFAMVAMVEVQLDAEHDYPQGLLIAFSACTTVLVAVHLFALMISTCILPNIEAVSNVHNLNSVKESPHERMHRHIELAWAFSTVIGTLLFLAEVVLLCWVKFLPLKKKTDNTPQGNSSTITSGQAAAIASTSIMVPFGLIFIVFAVHFYRSLVSHKTDRQFQELNELAEFARLQDQLDHRGDAVSSAVTNFA, from the exons ATGAGCCTGAACGAGCACTCGATGCAGGCGCTGTCCTGGCGGAAGCTCTACCTGAGCCGCGCCAAGCTGAAAGCCTCCAGCCGCACCTCCGCGCTGCTCTCCGGCTTCGCCATG GTGGCCATGGTGGAAGTTCAGCTCGACGCAGAACACGACTACCCTCAAGGGCTCTTGATAGCCTTCAGTGCCTGCACTACTGTCCTTGTTGCAGTTCACCTTTTTGCACTCATGATAAGCACCTGCATTCTTCCAAACATAGAGGCTGTCAGCAACGTGCACAATCTCAACTCTGTCAAGGAATCTCCTCACGAGCGAATGCACCGGCACATCGAGCTCGCGTGGGCATTTTCTACTGTCATTGGGACTTTGCTCTTCCTTGCAGAGGTGGTGTTGCTGTGCTGGGTGAAGTTTCTTcctttaaagaagaaaactgatAATACCCCGCAGGGCAACAGTTCTACCATCACGTCGGGACAGGCAGCAGCCATTGCATCCACATCTATTATGGTGCCCTTTGGATTGATTTTCATTGTCTTTGCAGTCCACTTCTACCGGTCACTGGTGAGCCATAAAACAGACAGGCAATTCCAGGAGCTGAATGAACTTGCTGAATTTGCACGGCTCCAGGATCAGCTGGATCACAGAGGCGATGCTGTCTCCTCAGCCGTTACCAATTTTGCGTAA
- the LOC135424154 gene encoding calcium release-activated calcium channel protein 1 isoform X2, translating into MDAQPPPAPPPPPAAPHARQRRERGGPRARDCSECNAGDGGVGPAEAGAAAPGKLRRARSRGWRRRGPAAHKVAMVEVQLDAEHDYPQGLLIAFSACTTVLVAVHLFALMISTCILPNIEAVSNVHNLNSVKESPHERMHRHIELAWAFSTVIGTLLFLAEVVLLCWVKFLPLKKKTDNTPQGNSSTITSGQAAAIASTSIMVPFGLIFIVFAVHFYRSLVSHKTDRQFQELNELAEFARLQDQLDHRGDAVSSAVTNFA; encoded by the exons ATGGATGCGCAgcccccgcccgctcccccccccccccccgccgccccgcacGCCCGACAGCGCCGGGAGCGCGGGGGTCCGCGGGCGAGGGACTGCAGCGAGTGCAATGCGGGGGATGGCGGGGTAGGCCCGGCCGAGGCCGGTGCCGCTGCCCCGGGGAAGCTGCGGCGGGCGCGGAGCCGCGGCTGGAGGCGGCGGGGACCGGCCGCGCACAAG GTGGCCATGGTGGAAGTTCAGCTCGACGCAGAACACGACTACCCTCAAGGGCTCTTGATAGCCTTCAGTGCCTGCACTACTGTCCTTGTTGCAGTTCACCTTTTTGCACTCATGATAAGCACCTGCATTCTTCCAAACATAGAGGCTGTCAGCAACGTGCACAATCTCAACTCTGTCAAGGAATCTCCTCACGAGCGAATGCACCGGCACATCGAGCTCGCGTGGGCATTTTCTACTGTCATTGGGACTTTGCTCTTCCTTGCAGAGGTGGTGTTGCTGTGCTGGGTGAAGTTTCTTcctttaaagaagaaaactgatAATACCCCGCAGGGCAACAGTTCTACCATCACGTCGGGACAGGCAGCAGCCATTGCATCCACATCTATTATGGTGCCCTTTGGATTGATTTTCATTGTCTTTGCAGTCCACTTCTACCGGTCACTGGTGAGCCATAAAACAGACAGGCAATTCCAGGAGCTGAATGAACTTGCTGAATTTGCACGGCTCCAGGATCAGCTGGATCACAGAGGCGATGCTGTCTCCTCAGCCGTTACCAATTTTGCGTAA